The Peribacillus sp. FSL P2-0133 genome has a segment encoding these proteins:
- a CDS encoding XRE family transcriptional regulator, which translates to MEEINFIIANNLKAIRESKKLSLEKVAELTGVSKTMIGQIERGGSSPTITTIWKIANGLKISFSSLINSPQPDTKIILKSEIQSLTEDNGKYRVYPHFPFEDEKRFEVYSVEIEKGGFLSSDSHREGTEEYITVFEGELTVRVNNEEYTVRNGDSIRFKADRPHAYHNSGETITRLSMILYYPT; encoded by the coding sequence ATGGAAGAAATAAATTTTATTATTGCTAACAATTTAAAAGCCATCAGGGAAAGTAAGAAATTAAGTCTGGAAAAGGTTGCAGAATTAACTGGAGTAAGTAAAACGATGATCGGACAAATAGAAAGGGGAGGATCGAGCCCTACGATTACAACAATTTGGAAAATAGCCAATGGATTGAAGATTTCATTTTCTTCATTAATAAATAGCCCGCAGCCGGATACAAAAATCATTTTAAAAAGTGAAATTCAATCTTTAACTGAAGATAACGGCAAATATCGAGTTTATCCCCACTTCCCCTTTGAAGATGAGAAGCGCTTTGAAGTATATTCAGTCGAGATAGAAAAAGGTGGATTCTTAAGTTCCGATTCGCATAGGGAAGGAACGGAAGAGTACATAACAGTTTTTGAAGGGGAACTGACTGTACGTGTAAATAACGAAGAATATACAGTAAGGAATGGTGATTCTATCAGATTCAAGGCTGACAGACCGCATGCCTACCATAATTCAGGAGAAACAATAACTCGATTAAGCATGATCCTGTATTATCCAACTTAA
- a CDS encoding LysE family transporter yields the protein MHLLSFLLFVFVTSFTPGPNNIMAMLFANKYGLKNTIKFCFGVGAGFFVIMLLCSYFNVLLENFIPKIEFIMTILGAIYMLYLAIKIISSSNKAKDDKDDKNNSFIAGMLLQFINPKGILYGITAISTFILPYHSSNFSLLFFSLFLAFVGFMSTFCWSMFGSVFQSFLSKYRSQFNVVMALLLVYSAISILVQ from the coding sequence ATGCATTTACTATCTTTTTTACTATTTGTTTTCGTTACAAGTTTCACTCCAGGTCCAAATAACATCATGGCAATGCTATTTGCTAACAAGTACGGGTTAAAAAATACGATTAAATTTTGTTTCGGGGTAGGTGCCGGTTTTTTTGTAATCATGTTATTGTGTAGTTATTTTAATGTTTTGCTTGAAAATTTCATACCGAAGATTGAATTTATCATGACTATCCTAGGTGCAATCTATATGCTATATCTGGCCATAAAAATCATTTCAAGTTCAAATAAAGCTAAAGACGATAAAGATGACAAGAACAACAGTTTTATAGCGGGCATGCTTTTACAATTCATAAATCCAAAAGGCATTCTTTATGGCATCACGGCAATATCGACCTTCATCCTACCTTATCACTCTTCAAATTTCAGCTTACTATTCTTTTCATTATTTCTGGCTTTTGTCGGTTTTATGAGTACGTTCTGTTGGAGTATGTTCGGTTCGGTTTTTCAATCGTTTTTATCAAAGTATAGAAGTCAGTTTAATGTAGTCATGGCTTTGTTATTGGTGTATAGTGCCATTTCGATTCTTGTACAATGA
- a CDS encoding PhzF family phenazine biosynthesis protein, whose amino-acid sequence MELTIINTFTDQPFKGNPAAVCLLTGESDSEWMQRMAKEINMPVTAFIHLHKAEWQLRWFTPFIEIPICGHGTLASSFFLWGKGYTPRARPIVYQTKSGLLTARFVDGMVQLEFPSLIEQETAAPELLIKALGVVPVYVGQNKWDYLVEVQSEEIVRNIKPDIDSIAQLPIRGIIVTSRSDSSEYDFVSRFFSPAQGLDEDHVTGSAHCCLGPYWKRKLDKSIFIAYQASERGGLLKVEVTEDTVKLSGHAVTIFEGNLNI is encoded by the coding sequence ATGGAATTAACCATCATTAATACGTTTACAGATCAACCTTTTAAAGGAAACCCTGCTGCTGTCTGCCTTCTTACCGGGGAAAGTGACAGCGAGTGGATGCAGCGAATGGCTAAAGAGATTAATATGCCTGTCACTGCGTTCATTCACCTTCATAAAGCTGAATGGCAGCTGCGTTGGTTCACACCTTTCATTGAAATCCCGATTTGTGGACATGGGACGCTGGCAAGCTCTTTCTTTTTGTGGGGTAAAGGATACACCCCAAGGGCTCGACCGATTGTCTATCAGACGAAAAGCGGGCTTCTCACTGCAAGATTCGTGGATGGAATGGTTCAATTGGAGTTCCCGTCATTAATCGAGCAGGAGACCGCTGCCCCTGAATTACTGATAAAAGCTTTAGGTGTTGTGCCTGTGTATGTTGGACAAAACAAATGGGATTATCTAGTCGAAGTTCAATCAGAGGAAATCGTAAGGAATATAAAGCCGGATATAGATTCCATTGCCCAATTGCCGATTCGGGGAATCATTGTAACGAGTCGATCGGATAGCAGTGAATATGATTTCGTTTCACGTTTCTTTTCCCCTGCCCAAGGCCTTGACGAAGATCATGTAACGGGCTCGGCCCATTGTTGCCTGGGACCATATTGGAAAAGAAAGCTGGACAAAAGTATTTTTATAGCCTATCAGGCATCGGAAAGAGGAGGACTATTGAAGGTTGAAGTAACGGAAGACACAGTTAAACTTTCTGGCCATGCCGTGACAATATTCGAAGGAAACTTAAACATTTAA
- a CDS encoding LysM peptidoglycan-binding domain-containing protein, translating to MKIHVVNRGDSLWGISQQYGVSTNRIVRINGLENPDKLVIGLALLIPDPYLQYRVQEGDTLNKIANQFGTTVQEIMQSNRITNPSAIYPGQRLTIPVIYHTVRERDTLYDIARRYGTTVQAIMQMNRITDPSNIHIGRIIRIPQKPKPIIDVNGFTNVYGQVGAEQVREVAYDLTYVSPFGYRMRKDGSLEVIDDTPTIRAAQSTGVIPMMCITNFSATEAGTQLAHTILSDLSLVEKLLTNVINTMKNKGYRGLNIDFESVAPEDRDFYNRFLQRAVDRLHPEGYFVSSSLAPKTSANQKGALVEAHDYPVHGRLLDFVVLMTYEWGYRKGPPQAISPINEIKRVLDYAVTAIPTNKIFIGFQIYARDWLVPHEEGQEAETFDMQEAIRRAVQYNAEIKYDETAQSPYYRYKDNQGRTHEVWFEDARSAKAKFDLVKNYRSRGLSYWVLGYPFPQNWELLGDTFIVRKL from the coding sequence GTGAAAATCCATGTGGTGAATAGGGGGGATTCTTTGTGGGGAATTTCCCAGCAATATGGTGTCAGTACCAACAGAATTGTTCGGATCAATGGCCTTGAAAATCCAGATAAGCTGGTGATTGGCCTAGCACTTTTGATTCCTGATCCTTATCTTCAGTACAGGGTTCAGGAAGGGGATACTCTAAATAAAATCGCAAATCAGTTTGGAACTACGGTACAGGAAATCATGCAATCGAATCGCATCACAAATCCTTCTGCTATCTATCCAGGGCAGAGACTAACCATCCCGGTTATTTATCATACCGTAAGGGAACGAGATACCCTTTATGATATAGCAAGACGTTATGGAACGACAGTTCAAGCCATTATGCAGATGAATCGGATTACAGATCCGTCCAATATTCATATCGGACGGATAATAAGGATTCCCCAGAAACCAAAACCCATCATTGATGTAAATGGTTTTACAAATGTTTACGGGCAAGTAGGTGCGGAGCAGGTACGTGAAGTAGCCTACGATTTGACCTACGTAAGTCCATTTGGTTATAGAATGAGGAAAGATGGCAGCTTAGAAGTCATAGATGACACCCCGACGATACGGGCGGCACAGTCAACTGGCGTCATACCCATGATGTGCATAACGAATTTTTCCGCCACGGAAGCGGGAACTCAGCTTGCACATACGATACTTTCCGATTTAAGTTTAGTGGAAAAATTATTAACCAACGTCATAAATACGATGAAAAATAAAGGGTACCGTGGATTGAATATCGATTTTGAAAGTGTAGCACCAGAGGACCGTGATTTCTATAATCGCTTTCTCCAAAGAGCGGTGGATCGATTGCATCCTGAGGGCTACTTTGTGTCATCCTCCCTTGCCCCAAAAACTAGCGCCAATCAAAAGGGAGCATTAGTTGAGGCACATGATTATCCAGTTCATGGACGGCTGCTCGACTTCGTAGTGCTGATGACATATGAATGGGGTTACCGAAAGGGGCCGCCGCAGGCAATCTCTCCCATTAATGAAATAAAGCGTGTCCTTGACTATGCCGTAACGGCTATACCAACAAATAAAATCTTCATAGGATTTCAAATTTATGCACGGGACTGGCTTGTTCCTCATGAAGAGGGGCAGGAAGCAGAGACTTTCGACATGCAGGAAGCCATCAGACGCGCCGTCCAATATAATGCAGAAATAAAATATGACGAGACAGCTCAATCACCTTATTATAGGTACAAAGATAATCAGGGGCGCACACATGAAGTCTGGTTTGAGGATGCACGCAGTGCTAAAGCCAAATTCGACCTGGTGAAGAATTACAGGTCAAGGGGTCTCAGTTATTGGGTACTTGGTTATCCTTTTCCCCAGAATTGGGAACTGCTTGGGGATACATTTATTGTACGGAAACTGTAG